The proteins below are encoded in one region of Ascochyta rabiei chromosome 21, complete sequence:
- a CDS encoding tRNA pseudouridine(55) synthase: METPKKTVLEGIFAVAKPAHVSSADVLEKLQATFAPSQAFAPLLQHQPKRTSKSDDQVFKMGHGGTLDPLAAGVLIVGIGRGTKQLQKYLACTKTYETTVLFGASTDSYDCTGIVTERAHCAHVTKTLVEGKLAHFRGNIGQAPPIYSALKINGKKACEYARGGEELPRQLESRDMHVDECTLLAWYEPGQHEFAYPGEDKVAAAPAARVRLTVCSGFYVRSFAHDLGIACQSRSHMATLLRTRQATYTTFDPPESPGLTTAITYADLDGGEETWGAKICQQLESWVAANPVPSGHVNGRSAATRQRKVTEQSERPKQRFRGGFVADTKQERIKQQGGKYKGKWSRKPAVSGPVQEGATSQPPETEM; encoded by the exons ATGGAAACTCCAAAGAAAACAGTTCTTGAAGGCATCTTCG CCGTTGCCAAACCGGCCCACGTTTCGTCTGCGGATGTACTCGAGAAGCTACAAGCTACTTTTGCGCCATCCCAGGCATTTGCCCCGCTACTTCAACACCAGCCCAAAAGGACTAGCAAGAGCGATGATCAGGTTTTCAAGATGGGCCATGGCGGCACTCTGGACCCATTGGCTGCGGGCGTGCTCATTGTTGGCATCGGCAGAGGCACGAAGCAGCTACAAAAGTATCTCGCCTGCACTAAGACTTACGAGACTACCGTGCTTTTCGGCGCGAGTACAGACTCGTATGATTGCACCGGCATCGTCACTGAGCGAGCGCACTGTGCGCATGTCACCaagaccttagtagaagGGAAGCTTGCACACTTCAGAGGCAATATCGGGCAGGCGCCACCAATCTACTCAGCTCTAAAGATCAATGGGAAAAAAGCGTGCGAGTATGCCCGCGGAGGTGAGGAGCTCCCAAGGCAACTGGAGAGTAGGGACATGCATGTCGACGAGTGCACACTGCTGGCATGGTATGAGCCTGGCCAGCACGAGTTCGCGTATCCCGGGGAAGACAAAGTAGCAGCCGCACCGGCAGCTCGTGTGAGACTCACAGTCTGTTCTGGCTTTTATGTTCGAAGTTTTGCGCACGATCTGGGTATTGCTTGCCAGTCAAGATCTCATATGGCAACGTTGCTGCGCACGCGACAAGCAACGTACACAACTTTTGATCCGCCAGAGTCGCCAGGTCTGACAACTGCGATCACGTATGCAGATCTTGATGGTGGCGAAGAAACTTGGGGCGCAAAGATTTGTCAGCAACTCGAATCTTGGGTAGCTGCAAATCCGGTACCATCTGGACATGTGAACGGGCGAAGTGCGGCAACAAGACAGAGAAAGGTGACCGAACAAAGTGAAAGACCCAAGCAAAGATTCCGAGGTGGGTTCGTCGCCGATACAAAGCAGGAGAGGATCAAGCAGCAAGGCGGCAAGTACAAAGGCAAATGGAGCCGGAAGCCCGCGGTGAGCGGACCTGTCCAGGAGGGAGCAACAAGTCAACCTCCAGAAACAGAGATGTAA